In Cydia fagiglandana chromosome 9, ilCydFagi1.1, whole genome shotgun sequence, a single window of DNA contains:
- the LOC134667654 gene encoding charged multivesicular body protein 6-B-like → MGGLMAKYTKKERKATGIMSRLDQQRNNLLIYQKKIEPTLEMHRQLAIQLLNEGKREEAKKVLRKRRYRERQLRSSNAQLDRIDQIANDLQLVCSLNEVPQYVESKIKRGKWRSIIKRKLKKSQHNTDSRKKLGKPVVEDIEIQVLNVFSKKERKTSKKIYAKAKNGIQKQEEIDKAMMLSFKLETGDEEAIHEELEVILHGSYQLPDINQDGIQVESPHGSIDVTAEIVVSA, encoded by the exons ATGGGTGGTTTAATGGCAAAATATACCAAAAAAGAGAGGAAAGCCACCGGTATCATGTCCCGATTAGACCAGCAAAGGAATAACTTACTAATATATCAGAAGAAAATTGAGCCAACTCTAGAAATGCATCGGCAGCTTGCTATACAGCTGCTTAATGAAGGCAAACGCGAGGAAGCGAAGAAAGTACTAAGGAAGAGACGGTACCGTGAGCGACAATTACGAAGTTCTAACGCCCAGCTAGATAGAATAGATCAGATAGCTAACGATCTCCAGTTGGTGTGCTCACTCAATGAG GTGCCCCAATATGTAGAGAGCAAAATCAAACGTGGCAAGTGGAGATCCATCATAAagaggaaattaaaaaaatcacaacaTAATACCGATTCAAGAAAGAAACTGGGAAAGCCCGTTGTCGAGGACATTGAAAttcag GTCCTCAACGTTTTTAGTAAAAAGGAAAGGAAaacaagtaaaaaaatatatgctaAAGCAAAAAATGGAATTCAAAAGCAGGAGGAAATCGATAAAGCTATGATGCTTTCCTTTAAATTAGAAACGGGAGACGAAGAGGCAATTCATGAAGAGTTGGAAGTCATTTTGCATGGCAGCTACCAATTGCCCGACATCAATCAAGACGGTATACAAGTAGAATCACCTCATGGGTCTATCGACGTTACTGCAGAAATTGTTGTTAGTGCTTAA
- the LOC134667697 gene encoding charged multivesicular body protein 6-A-like: MGGLFSKQKKHVSRVTEQDKAVLQLKQQRDKLKQYQKKIEINLERDRQFAKRLLAEGKREKAKSLLKKKRYQEQLLQNTDTQLEQLEQLTHDLEFAQIEVQVLNGLKTGNVALKSIHDILNIDEIEKIMDETKEGIEKQREIDELISGQLTEEDEEAVEAELEAILDVSDQLPDVPKEKLPDIQEEEAEKPRKAKEAPTKIAMEA, from the exons ATGGGTGGATTATTTAGCAAACAAAAAAAGCACGTAAGCAGGGTTACTGAGCAAGATAAAGCAGTTCTACAACTTAAACAACAAAGGGATAAGCTGAAACAGTATCAGAAGAAGAttgagattaatttggaaaGAGATCGTCAGTTTGCCAAAAGACTCCTGGCAGAAGGTAAACGTGAAAAGGCAAAATCACTTCTCAAAAAGAAACGTTACCAAGAACAGCTCCTGCAGAACACAGATACGCAGTTAGAGCAATTAGAACAGCTTACTCACGATCTTGAGTTTGCGCAAATTGAAGTTCAG gtaCTGAATGGCTTGAAGACTGGAAATGTAGCATTAAAAAGCATTCATGATATACTGAACATAGACGAAATAGAGAAAATCATGGATGAAACAAAGGAAGGCATTGAGAAGCAGAGAGAAATAGATGAACTAATATCAGGTCAACTGACTGAGGAAGATGAGGAGGCCGTGGAGGCTGAGCTGGAAGCCATCTTGGATGTCAGCGACCAACTGCCTGATGTGCCAAAAGAGAAGCTGCCGGACATCCAAGAAGAGGAGGCAGAGAAACCTCGGAAAGCTAAAGAAGCACCAACTAAAATTGCAATGGAGGCCtaa
- the LOC134667433 gene encoding uncharacterized protein LOC134667433 yields the protein MTVQQLSSNISDDSDDMVSLPSEEEIYRRKYQLLLERCEVLQQDNERIVNRIHEAKKITKRYRKDIKLLVERLDKHGDGFRTASLDVEMKPDVVVKTARVPSKAQPAPKQTEKQNAGSVKKPGPKRKSKADKPERDPNAPKKPCNAFFQFCQEQRPVVVAETSSEMGGEPTKQEVTRQLASRWRALSTEDKRVYVAMFERSKEKYAEEMSAYIKKEQ from the exons atgacagtACAACAACTGAGCTCTAATATTTCTGACGACTCTGATGACATGGTTAGTTTACCATCGGAAGAAGAGATTTACAGGCGTAAATACCAACTGTTATTGGAGCGATGTGAGGTGTTACAGCAGGATAACGAACGAATTGTGAATAG GATACACGAGGCAAAGAAAATAACAAAGCGTTACCGTAAAGATATTAAGCTCTTGGTGGAGCGTTTGGACAAGCATGGAGATGGGTTCAGAACCGCGTCATTGGACGTGGAGATGAAACCTGATGTGGTGGTAAAGACTGCACGGGTGCCGTCTAAAGCGCAGCCAGCGCCCAAACAGACAGAGAAACAGAATGCTGGTAGTGTTAAAAAGCCTGGACCTAAAAGAAAAAGCAAAGCTGACAAG CCAGAAAGAGATCCAAATGCACCTAAGAAGCCTTGTAATGCATTTTTCCAATTCTGCCAAGAGCAGCGGCCAGTGGTAGTGGCAGAGACTAGCTCCGAGATGGGGGGAGAGCCTACCAAGCAGGAAGTAACCAGGCAGCTAGCCTCAAGATGGAGAGCACTATCAACAGAAGACAAGAGg GTATATGTGGCTATGTTCGAGAGATCAAAAGAAAAATATGCAGAAGAGATGTCAGCATACATAAAAAAAGAACAATGA
- the LOC134667430 gene encoding hydroxyacylglutathione hydrolase, mitochondrial has protein sequence MLSRLVNSLPNGLSQQITKLYFQALVRNQRGTHSHTEYHQFNNMDVQILPALQDNYMYLIIDKATREAAIVDPVDPNTVAMAVQQHQANLTTVLTTHHHWDHAGGNVNLVKMFPNLQVYGGDDRIGALTKKVQHDSKFNIGNLNVKCLFTPCHTAGHICYFVSAPEEGSDPVVFTGDTLFLGGCGRFFEGTADQMYTALVQILSQLPDQTKVFCGHEYTLQNLKFASFVEPGNEEVKKKMAWSEHARMLGKPTVPSTIGEEKLYNPFMRVMQPTVMQHAKTTDVIETMKAIRLEKDHFKA, from the exons ATGCTGTCGCGACTTGTAAACTCTTTGCCGAACGGCTTATCTCAACAAATAACTAAACTATATTTTCAAG CTCTTGTCCGGAACCAGAGAGGGACCCACAGTCATACAGAATACCATCAGTTCAATAACATGGATGTACAAATCTTACCAGCGCTTCAAGACAACTACATGTACCTTATCATTGATAAGGCGACTAGAGAAGCAGCCATTGTGGATCCTGTTGATCCTAACACGGTTGCGATGGCTGTGCAGCAGCATCAAGCTAATTTAACTACTGTGCTGACTACTCATCACCACTG GGATCATGCTGGAGGCAATGTAAACTTAGTGAAAATGTTTCCTAACCTGCAAGTGTATGGTGGGGATGATCGCATTGGAGCATTGACTAAGAAGGTCCAACATGACAGCAAGTTCAATATTGGAAATTTGAATGTGAAGTGCCTTTTCACTCCATGCCACACTGCGGGTCATATCTGTTACTTCGTCAGTGCTCCTGAAGAAGGGAGTGATCCTGTTGTATTTACTG GAGATACTCTATTTCTTGGAGGTTGTGGTAGATTCTTTGAAGGCACCGCTGACCAGATGTACACAGCTCTGGTGCAGATTCTGTCCCAGCTCCCAGATCAAACCAAAGTATTCTGTGGCCATGAATATACACTCCAAAATTTGAAGTTTGCATCCTTTGTTGAGCCCGGAAATGAAGAAGTAAAGAAGAAGATGGCTTGGTCTGAACATGCAAGGATGTTAGGAAAACCAACT GTACCATCAACAATTGGTGAAGAAAAATTGTACAACCCTTTCATGAGAGTAATGCAGCCTACGGTAATGCAGCACGCCAAGACAACTGATGTCATTGAAACCATGAAGGCCATTAGACTGGAGAAGGATCATTTCAAGGCATAA